A single window of Fischerella sp. PCC 9605 DNA harbors:
- the sufC gene encoding Fe-S cluster assembly ATPase SufC, whose translation MIIENSEVVLSVRDLTAEVDGTPILTGVNLEVRLGEIHAIMGPNGSGKSTFSKVLAGHPAYEVTGGEVIFQGQNLLEMEPEERARTGIFLAFQYPLEIPGVSNLDFLRVAYNSRRKAQGLEELDAFDFDDLIDEKLEVVKMDSTFLNRSVNEGFSGGEKKRNEILQMALLEPKLAILDETDSGLDIDALKIVANGVNQLASPENATIMITHYQRLLNYIVPDYVHVMAKGRIIKSGGKELALELESRGYDWLLEELVGV comes from the coding sequence ATGATTATTGAAAATAGTGAAGTGGTGCTGTCAGTGCGTGACTTGACAGCTGAAGTTGATGGGACACCAATTCTCACGGGTGTGAATCTGGAGGTGCGTTTGGGAGAAATCCACGCCATCATGGGGCCAAATGGTTCTGGTAAGAGTACTTTTTCCAAGGTGTTGGCTGGACATCCGGCGTATGAGGTGACTGGCGGTGAAGTGATTTTCCAGGGGCAAAACCTGCTGGAAATGGAACCGGAAGAACGCGCGAGGACTGGAATATTTTTGGCGTTTCAGTACCCGTTAGAGATTCCGGGTGTCAGCAATTTGGATTTCTTGCGCGTGGCTTACAATTCTCGTCGGAAGGCGCAAGGTTTAGAAGAATTGGATGCATTTGATTTTGACGATCTCATCGACGAAAAGCTGGAAGTCGTGAAAATGGACTCTACTTTTCTCAATCGGAGTGTGAATGAGGGTTTTTCTGGTGGCGAGAAAAAGCGGAATGAAATTCTGCAAATGGCGCTATTAGAACCGAAGCTGGCTATTTTGGATGAAACAGATTCAGGTTTGGATATTGATGCCTTGAAGATTGTGGCGAATGGGGTAAACCAGTTAGCTAGCCCAGAGAATGCTACGATCATGATTACCCATTACCAGCGGTTACTTAATTACATTGTGCCGGACTATGTTCACGTCATGGCAAAAGGACGGATTATTAAGTCTGGCGGTAAGGAGTTGGCACTGGAGTTAGAATCCCGTGGCTATGACTGGTTGTTAGAAGAGTTGGTGGGTGTGTAA